The region GGAAACCGGAATTGAAGTTTCCGGTGCGCGCATTGTCCAATGTTCGCTATAGTCCGGCAAAGGGCTACTTCGAGATCGGCCGCCAGAAGAAAGAACGCACGTTGACCGTCACGACGATCAAAACGTTCGCGCAAACGCTCAAGTTGATGGAACTGTCCAAAGAGCTGATCGAGACGGACGATTTCGCCACTAAGCGAGACGCTTACTATCAGTCGAAGAATTGGAATGAAGCGCGATTTGATGCCCAGGAAGAATCGGACGCTGTCATGGATGACATTGAGGCGTTATTCTCTCTCTACAACATCAATCGCGAGCAATTGCGCTTCTACCCAGAAGAGCACGGCGGCGCGGTGGCTGGCGAGCTGATCGTGATTGATCGTGACCCGGAAACCGGGGCGCGTATCGAAATTGATTGCACGCGCTTCGGCACCGGCTCCTACTCGATTCCTCATTCGGTTGAGCATCTGCAGTTCAAGACCAGCGCCAAATTTATCCTGGTGATTGAAACGGGCGGCATGTACCAGCGGCTACAAAACCAAAAGTTCTGGAAGAAGGCCCATTGTATTCTTGTGGAGATGGGCGGCGTGCCCACGCGCGCGACGCGCCGCTTTGTGCGACGGCTGAGCGATGCTGCCGGCATTCCGGTCTACGCCTTCGTGGATTGTGATCCGTATGGCATTTCGAACATCTATCGCACACTGAAAGTTGGCTCCGGCAACGCCGCGCACTTGAATCAATTCTTCTGTGTGCCACAGGCGACGTTCCTCGGCGTCACGCCGCAAGACATCATTGACTACAAACTGCCGACCCACCCGCTGAAAGAGGTAGACATCAAACGCGCCAGAGACGCGCTCAAGAACGATCCATTCTTCCAACAGCACCGTGAATGGGACAGAGCCATCAAGCAACTGCTCAAAATGGGTGTGCGGGCAGAGCAGCAGGCATTGGCCAAGTGGGGCTTGAATTACGTCATCGAAGAATACTTGCCGAACAAGCTCAAGAATCCCAAAAAGTTTTTGCCGTGACCGTTTGGTCTGACGCCAATGGTCCGCAGAAAAACCATTTTGAGAAGCGACACAGCTAGCAGAACAGCCCAAGCGGCACTCTACGATTTTCTATGCGCATTTTATGATGACATCCTCACGATGGCGGGTCGCCCTCTGGAGGCCGCGAAGCGGCCGGTGACAACGTTACCAAACGTGCAACATCTGCAACAGCAGCTCAAACAATCGTGGCGCGTTGGCGACGCGCCGAGTGTGCGCATGCGTGGCCAGCGACCAAGCAGCATGAACGAGCCGGTGGATGAACGAGGTGGCGCCTCGCCAAGGCGCGGTGCATCATTGGTGAGCGATTCCAGACGTTGCACGTCTGCCTACCCTCTGGTGAGCGGCTATCGCCGCTGGGGTCCAGCGGGCGCTCACACAGCGGCGCCCTACAAAGAACGTGATCTTTTTCTCCACAATCGGTATTATTCCGCGCACTCTGCGCTCATGGCCACGGTCCGCTTCCAACCGGTGAGGAGCTGAACCTCACCTTGATACGAACTACTATGATGACCAACTGTTGATGATGAGTGAGCTTGCAGGCAGGTGTCTTGGCTCGGCTGCCTGAGTTGGTTCGTCTCTTGCTCATGCCGGTAATACTGCGGTAACTTGACGGGGGAGAGATACGAAGATGAGTAACTCAGAATTTGTGATTGATGTTTCAGAGGCAGAGTTTGCCGACGCCGTCGTGCAACGGTCGCGCGAGCAGCCGGTAGTGGTTGATTTCTGGGCGCCGTGGTGCGGGCCATGTCGCGCGCTGGGGCCGGTGTTGGAACAGTTAGCCGAAGAGTTTCAGGGCGCCTTCATTTTGGCGCGTGTCAACACGGATGAAAATCCGAACCTGGCCAGAGAGTTCGGGATCCAAAGTATCCCCAATGTGATGATGTTTCAAAATGGTCAGGTGGTAGACCAATTCATCGGCGTATGGCCAGAAGCGCAAATCCGGCAATGGCTCCGTCCGTACTGTCCGAGCGAAGCGGATCGGTTGGTGGCCATAGGAAATCGCTTTCGTGAACAGGGTCAGGCTGACGCGGCCGCCGAAGCGTTCGAGCGCGCGCTGACGCTCGATGCGACACACGCGGGCGCGCACCTGGGTTTGGCCTGGCTGGCTTTTGCGCGTGGACAGGAAGATCAAGTCGAGCAACATGTGGCTATGATTCCGCCATTGGCGCCGGAGTTCGACGCCGCCCAGCGGTTGCGCGAAGCGATGGCGTTTCACCGAGAGTGCCGCGCAGCCGGTGGAGAGCAGGTGTGTCGTCAACGATTGAGCGAGAATCCCAACGATCTGGATGCGCGGTTTGGGCTGGCTTCTTGTTTGGCGGCAGCAGGCAAATATGCGGACGCGCTGGAAGAGTTTCTGGCGATTGTCGCCAAAGACAAACATTATCGCGATGAAGCGGCGCGCAAAGCGATGCTGACCATTTTCAGCCTGGTAGGCGAACGAAGCGAACTTGCCGAAGAATATCGCAAGCGACTTGCCTGGACATTGTATTAGCCATCGCTCGTATGCTGCTGCGTGTCACGAACGGTCAATCCGTCGGGAGACGAAGAGCGGAGATACTTTCCGCTCCTCGGTTCTCTGCTCTCTTCACACAAGGAGGTTGAATGCGTTTTGGAATTGATTTTGGGACAACACGGACTGTCGTAGCGGCGGCCGACCGGGGTAATTATCCGGTGGTGAGTTTTCATTTGGAGTCAGGCGACGTGCAGCCGTGGTATCCGTCGTTGATCGCTACCCGTGGTGAGCAGTGTTTCTTTGGCCTCGATGCTCAGGCGAAGCCGCAAGAATCAGGTTGGTCTTTCTTGCGTTCGCTCAAACGTCTGCTGGCCGATGCCGGCCCTGAGTCACTGATTCGGGTGGGAGAGGTTGAACTCGGCGCGTTGGAATGGGTGAGCCGGTACTTGACGCAACTGCGCATTGACCTGTGCATGCGCTCCAATATCGGCGTGTCGGCTCATGAGCCGCTCGAAGCGTTAGTTGCCGTGCCGGCCAACGCCAATAGCAACCAACGCTTCATCACGTTGGAAGGGTTTCGTCAGGCGGGTTTCCGCGTGCTGGGATTGGTTAATGAACCGTCGGCAGCCGGCATCGAGTATGCGCATCGTGACGCCGCCAAAGGGAAAACAGGCCGCAAGGAATACCTGGTCATTTATGATCTCGGTGGAGGGACCTTTGATGCTTCGGTTATCAGCATGAAAGACCGGCATCATGAAGTCCTGACGGCAGAAGGAATCGGGCGCTTAGGGGGCGATGATTTTGACGAGCTGCTGTTAGAGCTGGCATTGCAGCGCGCGTCGCACATAGGAGAACTCTCGGCAACGGTTCGCCATCACCTGTTAGAGATTTGTCGTGAACAGAAAGAGGGATTGCATCCCAATACGCGCAAGATGGTGATTGATCTGGGCCGTGCCATACCTGGCGCTGGCGAGGTCATGGTGACGACCGATGAGTTCTATGAACGATGCCGCCCGCTGGTGGAGCGCACTATCGAGACGATGGAGTTGGCCATGAGCAACTCGCTGCGCGGCGAGGCGCTGGAATGGGCTGGCGTGGCCGGTATCTATTTGGTGGGTGGATCGAGCGATCTGCCATTGGTCAGCCGATTATTGCGGGAGCGGTATGGTCGCCGCGTTCGGCGTTCCCCCTACCCGTATGCGGCAACCGCCATCGGATTAGCCATCGCCGCCGACGCCGCGTCCGGCTATAAACTTCAGGAGCGATTCACCCGCTACTTCGGCGTGTGGCGCGAGGCCGATAGCGGACGACGCATCGTGTTTGATCCGATCTTTTTCAAAGATACGCCGCTGCCAGCCGCTGGCGAGCCGCCGCTGATCTTCACACGCGCTTATCAACCGGTTCATAACATCGGCCACTTTCGCTATCTGGAATGCAGTCAGGTGAACGAGGATCACCAACCCAGTGGTGAAGTCACGCCGTGGGATGAAATCTTCTTCCCCTTTGATCCGGCGTTGCAACACGAAACGAATCTTCATCGCATTGCTGTGACTCGGTCTGAGAACGACGTGGCACCGCTGATTCAAGAGCGTTACGTCTGCCATAGCCACGGCGTCATTGAAGTGACCATTGCCCACCATACAGCCGGATTTCAACGAACGTATCGCTTGCGCGAGCTGCCAGAACGGCGCCGTGGCAAGCAAAAACGAGTCGGTCAATGAAGCAGAACGTGAAAAGACTAAGGCGACGGATTGTGGTTGACGAGTACACGACGATCTCATCGGTCTGGGCCGTGCCCGCTCACTTTCAGCCCGGCTTGACCGATGCGCTAATCCTGGCGCATGGCGCTGGCAATGATATGACCAACCCGTTTCTGAGCTTTGTGCATGAGTCGCTGGCAGCGGAAGGCTGGTTGACGATCAAATTCAATTTTCCCTACAAAGAGCAGGGCAAGGCGGCGCCTGATCCTCCGGCCAAACTGGAGCGGGCGTTTAAGGCCGTGTTGATCATCGCGCGACAAAGCCGGCTCAAGCCGCGCCGTGTGTTTATCGGCGGCAAATCAATGGGCGGACGCATCGCTTCACATCTGGCCGCGCAAGGAGAAGACGTCGCCGGACTGGTGCTGCTTGGCTACCCGCTTCACCCACCATCGCGGCCAACGCAACTGCGCTCCGTTCATCTCAAAGAGATCGCCTGTCCGATGTTGTTCATCTCCGGCACGCGCGATGCGTTTTGTCAATTGACGTTACTGGAGCAAATTCTTAAAGAGCTCAGCACGTCGGCGACGCTCCATGTGGTCGAAGGCGCTGATCATTCATTTGTCGTGCCCAAGCAACTTGGCCGAACGACCAAAGACGTCTGGCAAGAGATTGTCCGTGTGACCGCAACGTGGCTCAAACAGGTGTGAGTCGGCGATCGGCGACGCCCTATGCCAAACTTTCTGATCTCCACCGGGAAGATGCGACGATGGAGCGGCTACCTCATTGGAGTATGCGGCATCATTGGAGTATGCGGCTGGAGCCTGATGCTTGGCGCTTTGACCTGTCCGGCTCAGGATGTTGGATCGTCTTCGATTGCTGAAGCAGCAGCCAATCCGCGCGTGACATCGCCCGAACAACTCGCCCGACAGATCGAGCAATACTCCCAGCTCGCGTCTACGCTGCAACTGACGGTCGGGTCGCCCGCTGTGGATCAATCGGCAGCCAAAGCGATCCAGCGATTTTTAGCGTTCGCAAAACCTGCGCCCGGCTGGGAACGGATATTCGTTGATCAGCGCCTGGTCATACAGCTTCCTTCAGGATTCGATCAAACAACCAGACAACACATCCTCGAGCATGTTCAAGCAGCCTACGAGGCCGTCAGCCGAAGATGGCATGCCGACCTCAAGCTGGAGCGCCCGCAGGGCTTCGTTTTTATCAAGGTGTATGACCAGCGAGAGCGCATGGCGCAGGAATTTCAGTTGGGGCCGGAAACGGTTGGCGTAGCTTTTCCCTGTCGGTATATTGCCGTGGCGCTGCCTGTGCAACCACCGCTTGTGGGAGAATCACAGCACTACGTGATCGGCGCAGAATTTCAACAGACGGTTGCTCACGAATTGGTTCATAGCTTTTGTTTCATGCAACTGGGATGGCGCGATGCCGCTCTGTTACCACGTTGGTTTATGGAAGGCCTGGCGCTCTATATGAGTGGCGAACGACACGTCCGTACTGTGATCGAAGGGCCGGGCGGTGTGATCATTCGTGACTTTGATTCTTCGGACGAATACAAGGGATTCCGACAACTGTTTCGATTCCTTCACGAGCGGTATGGACCGCAGCGCACCTACGCTTTTGCGCGCGCGGCGCTCGAACAGAAATCGGCCGACCATGCCCTGGTGTCCGTGTTGAATCTGGCCAACCATACGGCGCTGGTCGGCGCGGCAGTCATCTGGCGTCAAGAGAAAGAGCGATTCCAACGGCGCCTGATTCTGCTGGTCAGCGTGTTGATGTTGGCAGCATGGCTTGTCGGTCGCCGCCATTGGCATTCGTTGCGATGGGTTATGATGTCAGGCATCGTGTGGGGCGCTGTGGTCTATGCGGCCCGGTCTGCTTATTACATTCACACAACGCTGTGGCAACTAGCTGTATTGCTGGCTGTGCCGTTTGGCTATGCGATGGTTGAGTACTCGCGCCAGCGGCACGCGTTGGCAGAAAGCCGACTCCGGCTCATGGTGCTTTCGGATTGGCCACGCCAGGATGAGCTGATGCAGCCGTGGCCCTATGATGATGTAGATGTGGCGGAGATCGCGAGCGCAGAGACCGAATTAGGATGGCTCTGGGGCGAGCGAGAATTCAGTGGCGAGCTGGCGCGCCGACTGAAGGCATTCCTCGATGCGCAGACAACGTCAGCTTTTTACTTTCAAGGCCGCGCCTATCGAATCTGGTATCAGTGGCTCGACACCAACGTGACAGGTGACACAGATGGCCGAATTGAGACAGACCAATGATGCCGCAAGGATTATCTTTGGACCTTCATTCATTCCCAAATCCCATATCACCGCACGTCCATGTCGAGCTACCCAAGCAGCAGGGCACGCATTACACTGATACATTGATTGGGACCATAGCTCACACTTATGGGAGGTGAGCCACGGGGAAGACATTTCCTGAATCCAGCGCTGTGTTGTTGTCAGCGGAGGACGTGCATGGGGAGGTGGCTTCGTTGAGGGCGGCGTTGGAACGGCGACGCGCCGAGCGATGGGCTTACGATCTTTTAGCGCGTCCCGAGGTACGCGCCATGCCGGACAAATTGATTGCCGGCGGGGCGTGTGCGAACGAAGAAGAGGCGATCGAGAGAGCTTTGAAGACGCTGGTGACGGCAGTCACGCGGGAGCCATCCAAATTGTC is a window of Blastocatellia bacterium DNA encoding:
- a CDS encoding DNA topoisomerase IV subunit A, which gives rise to MSRQTTTKTTRQTTKNGRDEIDRLTVEKIRETAGHVHSMILSGRKPELKFPVRALSNVRYSPAKGYFEIGRQKKERTLTVTTIKTFAQTLKLMELSKELIETDDFATKRDAYYQSKNWNEARFDAQEESDAVMDDIEALFSLYNINREQLRFYPEEHGGAVAGELIVIDRDPETGARIEIDCTRFGTGSYSIPHSVEHLQFKTSAKFILVIETGGMYQRLQNQKFWKKAHCILVEMGGVPTRATRRFVRRLSDAAGIPVYAFVDCDPYGISNIYRTLKVGSGNAAHLNQFFCVPQATFLGVTPQDIIDYKLPTHPLKEVDIKRARDALKNDPFFQQHREWDRAIKQLLKMGVRAEQQALAKWGLNYVIEEYLPNKLKNPKKFLP
- the trxA gene encoding thioredoxin — encoded protein: MSNSEFVIDVSEAEFADAVVQRSREQPVVVDFWAPWCGPCRALGPVLEQLAEEFQGAFILARVNTDENPNLAREFGIQSIPNVMMFQNGQVVDQFIGVWPEAQIRQWLRPYCPSEADRLVAIGNRFREQGQADAAAEAFERALTLDATHAGAHLGLAWLAFARGQEDQVEQHVAMIPPLAPEFDAAQRLREAMAFHRECRAAGGEQVCRQRLSENPNDLDARFGLASCLAAAGKYADALEEFLAIVAKDKHYRDEAARKAMLTIFSLVGERSELAEEYRKRLAWTLY
- a CDS encoding Hsp70 family protein, translating into MRFGIDFGTTRTVVAAADRGNYPVVSFHLESGDVQPWYPSLIATRGEQCFFGLDAQAKPQESGWSFLRSLKRLLADAGPESLIRVGEVELGALEWVSRYLTQLRIDLCMRSNIGVSAHEPLEALVAVPANANSNQRFITLEGFRQAGFRVLGLVNEPSAAGIEYAHRDAAKGKTGRKEYLVIYDLGGGTFDASVISMKDRHHEVLTAEGIGRLGGDDFDELLLELALQRASHIGELSATVRHHLLEICREQKEGLHPNTRKMVIDLGRAIPGAGEVMVTTDEFYERCRPLVERTIETMELAMSNSLRGEALEWAGVAGIYLVGGSSDLPLVSRLLRERYGRRVRRSPYPYAATAIGLAIAADAASGYKLQERFTRYFGVWREADSGRRIVFDPIFFKDTPLPAAGEPPLIFTRAYQPVHNIGHFRYLECSQVNEDHQPSGEVTPWDEIFFPFDPALQHETNLHRIAVTRSENDVAPLIQERYVCHSHGVIEVTIAHHTAGFQRTYRLRELPERRRGKQKRVGQ
- a CDS encoding alpha/beta fold hydrolase, whose amino-acid sequence is MKQNVKRLRRRIVVDEYTTISSVWAVPAHFQPGLTDALILAHGAGNDMTNPFLSFVHESLAAEGWLTIKFNFPYKEQGKAAPDPPAKLERAFKAVLIIARQSRLKPRRVFIGGKSMGGRIASHLAAQGEDVAGLVLLGYPLHPPSRPTQLRSVHLKEIACPMLFISGTRDAFCQLTLLEQILKELSTSATLHVVEGADHSFVVPKQLGRTTKDVWQEIVRVTATWLKQV